A DNA window from Armatimonadota bacterium contains the following coding sequences:
- a CDS encoding 2-oxoacid:acceptor oxidoreductase family protein, translating into MRETRNPLIVGVGGQGVLLASNILAAVCLERGYDVKKSEVKGMAQRGGAVVSFLRYGPRVHSPLVERGRADGVLSLEWAEGFRWAGYLRPGDFWRRT; encoded by the coding sequence GTGAGGGAGACGCGGAACCCCCTGATCGTAGGCGTGGGTGGACAGGGCGTGCTGCTCGCGAGCAACATCCTGGCCGCGGTGTGCCTGGAGCGCGGCTACGACGTGAAGAAGAGCGAAGTGAAGGGGATGGCCCAGCGGGGCGGGGCCGTGGTGAGCTTCCTCCGGTACGGTCCCAGGGTCCACAGTCCCCTGGTGGAGCGGGGCCGGGCGGATGGGGTCCTGAGCCTGGAGTGGGCAGAAGGTTTCCGGTGGGCCGGCTATCTGCGCCCGGGGGATTTCTGGCGACGGACCTAG
- a CDS encoding 4Fe-4S dicluster domain-containing protein gives MEEWEAGMRASFPARVLEPNLQAFHAGRALQAVNLRELPLPTGSPRRYQVEVNAAWCKGRSCGICVRVCPEEILGFGEHDRVTVLDPARCTGCQLCQLLCPDFAVVVREEAVLHG, from the coding sequence ATGGAGGAGTGGGAGGCGGGGATGCGGGCGTCCTTCCCCGCCCGCGTTCTGGAGCCTAACCTGCAGGCGTTCCACGCGGGACGCGCGCTGCAAGCGGTCAATCTTCGGGAGTTGCCGCTCCCAACTGGTTCGCCCCGCCGGTATCAGGTGGAGGTCAACGCCGCGTGGTGCAAGGGGCGAAGCTGCGGCATCTGCGTGCGGGTGTGTCCGGAGGAGATCCTGGGATTTGGAGAACACGACCGAGTGACCGTGCTGGACCCAGCGCGCTGTACGGGATGTCAGCTGTGCCAGCTTCTCTGCCCGGACTTCGCCGTTGTAGTGCGGGAGGAGGCGGTCCTCCATGGCTAG